One genomic window of Sphingomonas sp. C3-2 includes the following:
- a CDS encoding SDR family oxidoreductase has translation MPRPAPEYTTPTGLLKGKTILITAAAGSGIGGAVAQRAAEEGATLFLSDMHERRLGETADRIASLGFARPGTLVCDVTNEEQVQTLVATAIKDMGHVDVLINNAGLGGAAPVVEMTDDQWHKVLDVTLTSVFRMTRAMLPHMYERQKGAIVNNASVLGWRAQKLQAHYAAAKAGVMAFTRCSALEAAEHGVRINAVSPSLAMHASLSKVTPPGLLEELTEKEAFGRYAEPWEVANVMLFLASELSTYMTGEVVSVSSQQA, from the coding sequence GTGCCGAGACCGGCCCCCGAATATACCACCCCGACCGGCCTGCTGAAGGGCAAGACCATCCTGATCACCGCCGCCGCCGGCAGCGGCATCGGTGGTGCGGTGGCGCAGCGCGCAGCCGAGGAAGGCGCCACGCTTTTCCTGTCCGACATGCATGAACGCCGCCTTGGCGAAACCGCAGACCGGATCGCGAGCCTCGGCTTCGCGCGTCCCGGCACGCTGGTGTGCGATGTCACCAACGAGGAACAGGTCCAGACGCTGGTCGCCACCGCGATCAAGGACATGGGCCATGTCGATGTGCTGATCAACAATGCCGGCCTTGGCGGCGCCGCACCCGTCGTCGAAATGACCGATGACCAGTGGCACAAGGTGCTCGACGTCACGCTGACCAGCGTGTTCCGCATGACGCGCGCGATGCTGCCGCACATGTACGAACGCCAGAAGGGCGCGATCGTCAACAACGCCTCGGTCCTCGGCTGGCGCGCGCAGAAACTGCAGGCGCACTATGCCGCCGCCAAGGCAGGCGTGATGGCGTTCACGCGCTGTTCGGCGCTGGAAGCCGCCGAGCACGGCGTGCGCATCAACGCGGTTTCGCCCAGCCTTGCCATGCACGCATCGCTGTCGAAGGTAACCCCGCCGGGCCTGCTCGAAGAGTTGACCGAGAAGGAAGCCTTTGGCCGCTACGCAGAGCCCTGGGAAGTCGCGAACGTGATGCTGTTCCTCGCCAGCGAACTTTCCACCTACATGACCGGCGAAGTCGTCTCCGTATCGAGCCAGCAGGCATGA
- a CDS encoding MaoC family dehydratase, with product MSVRVFATPGELLGAVGETFGPTEWVAIEQDRIDQFAQATDDHQWIHVDPAKAKDGPFGGTIAHGYLTMSLVNRFLPEMIDVQGISMGVNVGVDRLRFMNPVRSGSRIRGVGELVKAEEMKGGIQSVVRVTIEIEGVEKPACVVDTISRYFPA from the coding sequence ATGAGCGTGCGCGTCTTCGCAACGCCCGGCGAACTGCTGGGCGCTGTCGGCGAGACGTTCGGCCCGACCGAATGGGTTGCGATCGAGCAGGACCGGATCGACCAGTTCGCGCAGGCGACCGACGATCACCAGTGGATCCATGTCGACCCGGCCAAGGCCAAGGACGGCCCGTTCGGCGGCACGATTGCGCATGGCTATCTGACCATGAGCCTTGTCAACCGCTTCCTGCCCGAGATGATCGATGTGCAGGGCATTTCGATGGGCGTGAATGTCGGCGTCGACCGGCTGCGCTTCATGAACCCGGTTCGTTCGGGCAGCCGCATCCGCGGCGTCGGTGAACTGGTGAAGGCGGAAGAAATGAAGGGCGGCATCCAATCCGTCGTTCGCGTGACGATCGAGATCGAAGGCGTAGAAAAGCCCGCCTGCGTGGTCGACACGATCAGCCGCTATTTCCCGGCCTGA
- a CDS encoding thioesterase family protein, translating to MVLTSLPFQQYETIVGAQWIDVNDHMNARFYSDVIYEAHALLTTYIGLGDDYVAATACGKVVAESHLIYERELRKGARIGVRSWLLAVDEKRLHFAHELLNLDEGYRAAFAEQLDLHIDLTARRVAPLPEALRNRLQTLSKSADAARADLPVGRAVGMPSRSSAA from the coding sequence ATGGTGCTGACCTCCCTGCCGTTCCAGCAATATGAAACCATCGTCGGTGCGCAGTGGATCGACGTCAACGATCATATGAACGCGCGCTTTTACAGCGATGTGATCTATGAGGCGCATGCGCTGCTGACCACATATATCGGGCTGGGCGACGACTATGTCGCCGCCACAGCTTGCGGCAAGGTCGTCGCCGAAAGCCATCTGATCTATGAGCGCGAACTGCGCAAAGGCGCACGGATCGGGGTACGATCCTGGCTGCTGGCGGTGGACGAGAAACGCCTGCATTTCGCGCACGAACTGCTCAACCTCGACGAAGGCTACCGCGCGGCCTTTGCCGAGCAGCTGGACCTCCATATCGACCTGACCGCAAGGCGCGTGGCGCCTTTACCCGAGGCGCTCAGAAACCGACTGCAGACGCTCAGCAAAAGCGCGGACGCAGCCAGGGCGGACCTGCCTGTCGGTCGTGCGGTGGGCATGCCGAGCCGCTCCAGCGCCGCTTAG
- a CDS encoding FadD3 family acyl-CoA ligase — protein sequence MSESKFTIPHKILEAARRHGDVEAIRGEDGRRVYYRDLEALVRRAAAGFCAAGLQPGDRVAIWAPNSIEWIIATLGAQAAGGAIVPLNTRLKGREAGYILNTSGAKLLVTVSNFLGMDYPQMLANEDLPNLTGTVLLDGESGGTRWNAFLEAGDAVDQAEVDRRMDGIDENQICDILFTSGTTGNPKGAVTIHGQNVRLYIGYGRTLGMGPDDRYLIINPFFHSFGYKAGWLAAMLAGATVLPHGMFDPNGVLERIEKEKVTILPGPPTIYQSLLAADYTARDISSLRLSMTGAASVPVTLIHEMWEKLGIDLVVTAYGLTETCGTVTMCRADDDAETIANTAGRAVDGVEVKLVDGEGNTVPTGEAGELLVRGDNVMQGYFNDAAATEAAIDADGWLRTGDIAVQDARGNVKITDRAKDIFIVGGFNAYPAEIEGLLAANPVVMQSAVIGVPDERLGEVPKAYVVLRPGASATPAEIIAWCRENMANYKVPRQVEIREALPLNASGKVQKFMLRDENAG from the coding sequence GTGTCTGAAAGCAAGTTTACCATCCCCCACAAGATCCTTGAAGCAGCCCGTCGCCATGGCGATGTCGAGGCTATTCGCGGCGAGGATGGCAGGCGCGTCTATTATCGCGATCTGGAAGCGCTGGTGCGCCGCGCGGCCGCCGGTTTCTGCGCCGCCGGGCTTCAGCCCGGCGATCGCGTCGCGATCTGGGCGCCCAATTCGATCGAATGGATCATCGCCACGCTCGGCGCGCAGGCTGCCGGTGGCGCGATCGTGCCGCTCAACACGCGTCTGAAGGGGCGTGAAGCGGGCTACATCCTCAACACCTCGGGCGCCAAGCTGCTGGTCACCGTGTCGAACTTTCTGGGCATGGATTATCCCCAGATGCTCGCCAACGAGGATCTGCCGAATCTGACCGGGACCGTGCTGCTCGACGGCGAAAGCGGCGGCACCCGGTGGAACGCTTTCCTCGAGGCGGGCGACGCCGTGGATCAGGCAGAAGTCGATCGCCGCATGGACGGGATCGACGAAAACCAGATCTGCGACATCCTTTTTACCTCGGGCACCACCGGCAACCCCAAGGGTGCGGTCACCATCCACGGCCAGAATGTCCGTCTCTATATCGGCTATGGCCGCACGCTCGGCATGGGGCCGGATGATCGCTATCTGATCATCAATCCCTTCTTCCATTCCTTCGGCTACAAGGCCGGCTGGCTCGCGGCGATGCTCGCGGGTGCCACCGTGCTGCCGCACGGCATGTTCGATCCGAACGGCGTGCTTGAGCGGATCGAGAAGGAAAAGGTCACGATCCTTCCCGGGCCGCCGACCATCTATCAGAGCCTGCTCGCCGCCGATTACACCGCGCGCGACATTTCGTCGCTGCGTCTGTCGATGACGGGGGCCGCCTCGGTGCCTGTCACGCTCATCCACGAAATGTGGGAAAAGCTGGGCATCGATCTGGTGGTCACCGCTTATGGTCTCACCGAAACCTGCGGCACGGTCACCATGTGCCGCGCCGATGACGATGCCGAAACCATCGCCAACACCGCAGGCCGCGCGGTCGACGGCGTCGAGGTGAAACTGGTCGACGGTGAAGGCAACACTGTCCCCACCGGCGAGGCAGGCGAGCTGCTTGTACGCGGCGACAATGTCATGCAGGGCTATTTCAATGATGCTGCCGCCACCGAGGCGGCGATCGACGCCGATGGCTGGCTGCGCACTGGCGATATCGCGGTGCAGGATGCGCGCGGCAATGTGAAGATCACCGACCGCGCGAAGGACATCTTCATCGTCGGCGGCTTCAACGCCTATCCGGCCGAGATCGAAGGCCTGCTCGCCGCCAATCCGGTGGTCATGCAGTCGGCGGTCATCGGTGTTCCTGATGAGCGCCTTGGCGAAGTGCCCAAGGCCTATGTCGTTCTGCGCCCCGGCGCATCGGCCACCCCGGCAGAGATCATCGCCTGGTGCCGTGAGAATATGGCGAACTACAAGGTGCCGCGTCAGGTCGAAATCCGCGAGGCGCTGCCCCTCAACGCCTCGGGCAAGGTGCAGAAATTCATGCTGCGCGATGAAAACGCCGGCTGA
- a CDS encoding helix-turn-helix transcriptional regulator, which produces MRSVEPLAEVDELVTLIYQGPLESQPWQGFLEALSRRMRCTSAAITLRVSRQGTPPLIIWGPPPAIAEKEARLVNQIHAELGDHDPLANALSKPGDIFTLSEVISDEELQNNRFFREIMQPYGIAYELGMYISEPGGWGGNVGLTNGPDAEDFTEADKQVLIALRPHLEQSLALFSRIRRDETELQVMIDTLDRLTICTFILDGSGRILRTNSAGRQLMKSNKAIRAADERLVLANKASNAQLQNLIGKAIETRRAGGHFTEALRVEGDLDRHLGVLVRTIETPTPHANDAAPAAVIYVSGLGNTQPLERLVSQIFDLTPSEAHLAALLATGLSLAEAAEKLELTENTVRSYCKTILSKTGVSRQADLVRLILRSVAVLG; this is translated from the coding sequence ATGCGGAGCGTGGAACCGCTGGCGGAAGTCGATGAACTGGTGACCCTGATCTATCAGGGCCCTCTGGAATCGCAGCCCTGGCAAGGATTTCTCGAGGCCTTGAGCCGCCGCATGCGCTGCACCAGCGCAGCCATCACGCTGCGCGTGAGCCGCCAGGGCACCCCGCCGCTGATCATCTGGGGCCCGCCCCCCGCGATCGCGGAAAAGGAAGCCCGGCTGGTGAATCAGATCCATGCCGAACTGGGCGATCATGATCCGCTGGCGAACGCATTGTCCAAGCCGGGCGACATATTCACGCTGAGCGAAGTGATTTCGGACGAAGAGCTTCAGAACAACCGCTTCTTCCGCGAGATCATGCAGCCTTACGGCATCGCCTATGAGCTGGGCATGTATATTTCCGAACCGGGCGGCTGGGGCGGCAATGTCGGCCTGACCAACGGGCCCGATGCCGAAGATTTCACCGAAGCGGACAAGCAGGTGCTGATCGCGCTGCGCCCGCATCTGGAACAGTCGCTCGCGCTGTTTTCGCGCATCCGCCGCGACGAGACCGAATTGCAGGTGATGATCGACACGCTCGACCGTCTGACCATCTGCACCTTCATTCTCGATGGTTCGGGGCGCATCCTGCGCACCAACAGCGCGGGACGCCAGCTGATGAAATCGAACAAGGCGATCCGCGCCGCCGACGAACGGCTGGTGCTGGCCAACAAGGCCAGCAATGCGCAGTTGCAGAACCTGATCGGCAAGGCGATCGAAACCCGGCGTGCGGGCGGCCATTTCACCGAAGCGCTGCGCGTCGAAGGCGATCTGGACCGGCATCTCGGGGTGCTTGTCCGCACCATCGAAACGCCGACGCCCCATGCCAATGATGCCGCCCCCGCCGCCGTCATCTATGTCTCTGGCCTCGGCAACACCCAGCCGCTGGAACGACTCGTCAGCCAGATTTTCGACCTGACCCCTTCAGAGGCGCATCTCGCGGCATTGCTGGCGACCGGCCTCAGCCTGGCCGAAGCCGCCGAAAAGCTGGAACTGACCGAAAATACCGTCCGCAGCTATTGCAAGACGATCCTGAGCAAGACCGGCGTCAGCCGTCAGGCGGATCTGGTGCGGTTGATCCTGCGCAGCGTGGCCGTTCTGGGATAA
- a CDS encoding EthD domain-containing protein yields MEKIIYALWYDTNADRAELNARVRGEIAEQLTNHALAVRVNIQDETVQGGNSPRLTSTRPQMDAVIQLWVNASHDPQRQPIDAIIASVAQRHAAWLVSESTILPNIDHPPVAGERTPGFSQFVFLGRPPRLTQDAWRLAWHGLHTPVAVDTQANFEYVQNYVVRPLTYGAPEYVAMVEECFPLDALGSEEVFYDAVGNPEKLAANQQAMMESCARFMDFDRVDCIPTSQFDIKTLGARG; encoded by the coding sequence ATGGAAAAGATCATCTATGCCCTGTGGTACGACACCAACGCCGACCGGGCAGAGCTGAACGCACGCGTACGCGGCGAGATTGCCGAACAACTGACCAACCATGCGCTGGCGGTTCGCGTGAATATTCAGGACGAGACCGTTCAGGGTGGCAATTCGCCGCGCCTGACCTCCACCCGCCCGCAGATGGATGCAGTGATCCAGCTCTGGGTCAACGCCTCGCACGACCCGCAGCGCCAGCCGATCGACGCGATCATCGCCTCGGTCGCGCAGCGCCATGCCGCCTGGCTGGTGAGCGAATCGACGATCCTGCCCAATATCGATCACCCCCCCGTTGCCGGCGAACGCACCCCGGGTTTCTCGCAGTTCGTGTTCCTTGGCCGCCCGCCGCGCCTGACGCAGGACGCCTGGCGCCTGGCGTGGCACGGCCTGCACACGCCCGTGGCCGTCGATACCCAGGCCAATTTCGAATATGTCCAGAATTATGTCGTCCGCCCGCTGACCTACGGCGCGCCCGAATATGTCGCGATGGTCGAGGAATGCTTCCCGCTCGATGCGCTGGGCAGCGAGGAAGTCTTCTACGATGCGGTCGGCAATCCCGAAAAGCTCGCAGCCAATCAACAAGCCATGATGGAAAGCTGTGCGCGGTTCATGGATTTTGACCGGGTGGATTGCATCCCGACCAGCCAGTTCGACATCAAGACGCTGGGTGCGCGCGGCTGA
- a CDS encoding SRPBCC domain-containing protein, which translates to MADTEDPRLRLDPDSIVRSEVVSINAPASVVWEILTDLPRYGEWNPFCVAAESTLEMGAPVNMTLKSYIEKDVTFPNCEFVCAFEPEKLLSWALPHDDAWPYPARRDQIIETTGPESCTYLSTDAFLGDNGIHVMRFAGPWVKIAFDETALALKARAEAFHNERKNKA; encoded by the coding sequence ATGGCCGATACCGAAGACCCCCGCCTTCGCCTCGACCCCGACTCCATCGTGCGTTCGGAAGTGGTTTCGATCAATGCCCCTGCGTCTGTCGTCTGGGAAATCCTGACCGACCTGCCCCGCTACGGCGAATGGAACCCGTTCTGCGTGGCTGCGGAATCGACGCTTGAGATGGGCGCGCCCGTCAACATGACGCTGAAAAGCTATATCGAGAAGGACGTCACCTTCCCGAACTGCGAATTCGTCTGTGCGTTCGAGCCCGAAAAGCTCTTGTCCTGGGCGCTGCCCCATGACGATGCCTGGCCCTATCCCGCGCGGCGCGACCAGATCATCGAAACCACGGGTCCGGAAAGCTGCACCTATCTGTCGACCGACGCCTTTCTGGGCGACAACGGCATCCATGTGATGCGCTTTGCCGGCCCCTGGGTGAAGATCGCGTTCGACGAAACCGCGCTGGCGCTCAAGGCCCGCGCCGAGGCATTCCATAACGAAAGAAAGAACAAGGCATGA
- a CDS encoding nuclear transport factor 2 family protein: MTFDLQAIEAIKRVKYEYCEAIDTCNVELLRSVFAEDVSVDYQGGTYRFQAQGRDNVVKALEQAFHPEFVACHAVTMPIIDVHGDGTADGRWRLIDYAMNLRENNLVTVGAAVYRDKYVLIDGAWKIRHAAYTRIYERVYNETDPALTAHILGTKAA; encoded by the coding sequence ATGACGTTCGACCTTCAGGCTATCGAAGCCATCAAGCGCGTAAAATACGAATATTGCGAAGCGATCGACACGTGCAATGTCGAACTGCTGCGCTCGGTGTTCGCCGAGGACGTTTCGGTCGACTATCAGGGCGGCACCTATCGCTTTCAGGCGCAGGGCCGCGACAATGTCGTGAAGGCGCTTGAACAGGCGTTTCATCCCGAATTCGTGGCATGCCATGCCGTGACGATGCCGATCATCGACGTTCATGGCGACGGTACCGCCGATGGCCGCTGGCGGCTGATCGATTATGCGATGAACCTGCGCGAAAACAATCTCGTGACGGTTGGCGCAGCGGTTTACCGCGACAAATATGTGCTGATCGACGGTGCATGGAAGATCCGCCACGCGGCCTATACCCGCATTTACGAGCGCGTTTACAACGAAACCGATCCGGCACTGACCGCCCATATTCTGGGCACCAAGGCGGCCTGA
- a CDS encoding nuclear transport factor 2 family protein → MTQNSIDARLQDLLDREEIRQLITTYCNAADRHDNEKMRSCYHEDAIDDHGAMFCGPAMAFIDHLPEIQKDMEILHHNVTTINLAIEGDYAEGEVYLLAMHRVRTPEGSIDVLVGGRYFDKYARRNGVWKFTHRAIVADWANVHSPAFTTLDHPFLAGAKIGKPGPQDPSYDFFRLLTRVS, encoded by the coding sequence ATGACGCAGAATTCGATCGACGCGCGGCTGCAGGACCTGCTCGACCGCGAAGAGATCCGCCAGTTGATCACCACTTATTGCAACGCGGCCGACCGTCACGACAATGAGAAGATGCGATCCTGCTATCATGAGGACGCGATCGACGATCACGGCGCGATGTTCTGCGGCCCGGCAATGGCGTTCATCGACCATCTGCCCGAGATCCAGAAGGACATGGAAATCCTTCACCACAACGTCACCACGATCAACCTTGCGATCGAAGGCGACTATGCCGAGGGCGAGGTCTATCTGCTCGCGATGCACCGCGTGCGCACGCCCGAAGGATCGATCGACGTGCTCGTGGGCGGCCGTTATTTCGACAAATATGCCCGCCGCAACGGCGTGTGGAAGTTCACGCACCGCGCGATCGTGGCGGACTGGGCCAATGTCCATTCGCCCGCCTTCACCACGCTGGACCACCCCTTCCTGGCCGGCGCGAAGATCGGCAAGCCGGGGCCCCAGGACCCATCCTATGATTTCTTCCGGCTGTTGACGCGGGTCAGCTGA
- a CDS encoding 2Fe-2S iron-sulfur cluster-binding protein, with amino-acid sequence MARVTYVQPDGSEQTFTNYEGLAVMHLAVANLVDGIDALCGGMRQCATCHVYVDPDWAERVGPPGPEEAEMLDALTDAIDVRPTSRLSCQIPIIEDLDGLRVFIPADQPGI; translated from the coding sequence ATGGCGCGTGTCACCTATGTCCAGCCCGATGGGAGTGAACAGACCTTCACCAATTATGAGGGGCTGGCGGTGATGCATCTGGCCGTCGCCAATCTGGTCGATGGGATCGATGCGCTGTGCGGCGGCATGCGGCAGTGCGCCACCTGCCATGTCTATGTCGATCCGGACTGGGCCGAGCGCGTGGGCCCGCCGGGGCCGGAAGAAGCCGAGATGCTGGATGCGCTTACCGATGCGATCGATGTCCGGCCCACCAGTCGGCTGAGTTGCCAGATCCCGATCATCGAAGATCTGGATGGGCTGCGCGTGTTCATTCCCGCCGATCAGCCGGGCATATGA
- a CDS encoding cytochrome P450, which translates to MSAIAVEPPVLDGGLPLLGHLTSFFRDPVALLRGGYEKLGPIYSFRMGGRKMVVMLGPENNRFVFQETDKLLSVRESMPFFHKMFSDDFYLFAEMDEYLRQRAVIMPRFKASAMKNYVPVMAHEAEGLVAELGDSGEFDLIPTLGPVVMDIAAHAFMGSDFKQKLGHQFFDLFRDFSGGMEFVLPLWLPTKKMRRSQAAKRKLHRILGEWIAERRARPLDPPDFFQDMVAATYPDGTPIPDELIINLILLLVWAGHETTAGQVSWALIDILQNADYRRTLREEVDHLLGAPGQGMTWEQAIAMQKMDLTLRETERLHPVAFTMIRKAAADFEHDGYRVHKGDWVLLAPSVSHRMAEVFAHPDSYDPQRFDTERSDAKMESSSLIGFGGGVHRCAGVNFARMEMKVLLAILLQHYDMELIDTPRPIAGAGTYWPAQPCRVRYARRRGDVSRAPADMAAMAAAAGCPAHQKEGND; encoded by the coding sequence ATGTCGGCAATCGCAGTCGAGCCCCCCGTCCTTGATGGCGGCCTACCCCTGCTGGGGCACCTCACTAGCTTCTTTCGCGATCCCGTCGCGCTGCTGCGCGGTGGCTATGAAAAGCTCGGCCCGATCTACTCGTTCCGCATGGGCGGGCGAAAGATGGTCGTCATGCTGGGGCCGGAAAATAATCGGTTCGTCTTTCAGGAAACCGACAAGCTTCTCTCTGTCCGGGAATCGATGCCGTTCTTCCACAAGATGTTCTCGGACGACTTCTACCTCTTTGCGGAAATGGATGAATATCTGCGTCAGCGGGCGGTTATCATGCCGCGCTTCAAGGCGTCTGCGATGAAGAATTACGTGCCCGTCATGGCGCACGAGGCCGAAGGACTCGTCGCGGAACTGGGAGATAGCGGGGAATTCGATCTTATCCCCACGCTGGGGCCCGTCGTCATGGATATCGCGGCGCACGCCTTTATGGGCAGCGATTTCAAGCAGAAGCTCGGCCATCAGTTCTTCGATCTTTTCCGCGACTTTTCGGGCGGTATGGAATTCGTCCTCCCGCTCTGGCTACCGACGAAAAAGATGCGCCGAAGCCAGGCCGCGAAGCGCAAGCTCCACCGGATTCTGGGCGAATGGATCGCCGAACGCCGAGCCCGTCCGCTCGATCCGCCCGATTTCTTTCAGGACATGGTGGCCGCGACCTATCCTGACGGTACGCCTATCCCCGATGAACTGATCATCAACCTCATTCTCCTCCTCGTCTGGGCGGGGCATGAAACCACTGCTGGGCAGGTCAGCTGGGCGCTCATCGATATTCTTCAAAATGCCGATTATCGCCGGACGCTCAGGGAAGAGGTCGATCATCTGCTCGGTGCGCCGGGGCAGGGCATGACCTGGGAACAGGCGATCGCCATGCAGAAGATGGATCTGACGCTGCGAGAGACCGAACGGCTTCATCCCGTGGCGTTCACGATGATCCGCAAGGCTGCCGCCGATTTCGAGCATGACGGATACCGCGTCCACAAGGGCGATTGGGTGTTGCTGGCGCCGTCGGTCAGCCACCGCATGGCTGAGGTCTTTGCGCATCCCGACAGCTATGACCCGCAGCGTTTCGATACCGAACGCAGCGACGCCAAGATGGAATCGTCCAGCCTTATCGGCTTTGGCGGCGGCGTGCATCGCTGTGCCGGCGTCAATTTCGCGCGGATGGAGATGAAGGTGCTGCTCGCCATCCTCCTCCAGCATTACGATATGGAGCTTATCGATACGCCGCGCCCGATCGCAGGCGCCGGCACCTATTGGCCCGCCCAGCCATGCCGTGTGCGCTATGCCAGGCGGCGTGGCGATGTCTCACGGGCACCGGCCGATATGGCAGCGATGGCAGCTGCAGCCGGATGTCCCGCCCATCAAAAGGAAGGCAATGACTGA